A stretch of Caenibius tardaugens NBRC 16725 DNA encodes these proteins:
- a CDS encoding sensor domain-containing diguanylate cyclase, which yields MSVHPARWENVRKPANDDVDADIAVYKTLLESTLAIPWRIDWQTKQFTYFGPQIEALSGWPRESWQSVEDWKSRIHPNEREYVYQTCVSQSLAGVDHEADFRLLTQEGGHVWVRDIVHVVRDEHGAVDSLIGFMIDISEQKRAEHELLELKGQLERLSYQDGLTGLSNRRFFDEQLDRVWNISAREHRSLGSS from the coding sequence ATGAGCGTACATCCGGCTCGGTGGGAGAATGTCCGGAAGCCCGCAAATGACGATGTTGATGCAGACATTGCGGTATACAAGACTCTTCTGGAATCGACGCTCGCAATTCCTTGGCGGATTGACTGGCAAACAAAACAATTCACGTATTTCGGCCCGCAGATTGAGGCATTGTCTGGTTGGCCGCGTGAGAGCTGGCAAAGCGTTGAAGATTGGAAGTCGCGCATTCACCCCAATGAACGCGAATATGTCTATCAAACCTGTGTTTCTCAATCCCTGGCGGGTGTGGACCACGAAGCAGATTTTCGTTTACTCACCCAGGAAGGTGGGCACGTTTGGGTCCGCGACATAGTTCACGTGGTCCGCGATGAACACGGTGCTGTAGATAGCCTGATTGGCTTTATGATCGACATAAGCGAGCAGAAGCGAGCCGAGCATGAACTGCTGGAATTGAAGGGGCAACTTGAAAGACTATCATATCAGGATGGCCTGACTGGCCTCTCAAATCGGCGCTTCTTTGACGAACAGCTAGATCGGGTGTGGAATATCTCTGCCCGGGAGCATCGCTCGTTAGGGTCATCCTGA
- a CDS encoding TonB-dependent receptor has translation MRGYQNSRAEMRAETSQWRKKMVAMTMAGTAMFSIAPAMAQSSSIGEEQASGVQEIIVTAQRRVERIQDVPISISAYSQSFLEDRDVSNLNDLSGLAPNVKIYATGYNTNTQISIRGAVQTSTQPFYDPAVGLYLDGVYIGKSAGAVFDVADLERIEVLNGPQGTLYGRNTLAGAVNLVTQKPTGELGGSAEVGIGNYGRRFARASINLPALGPLSLKFSGAIEKRNGTVDVHANPFPNVVNARTRSTDELNSLNNKAFRLAARLNASDDLTFDYAFDYNNTKSMMQYGKLIHLNKDGIFDPASPAYVGGLSGGIYKGLPLDLYFEGPGRSLDATIDGGPSGSKPFDNLKIQSHSLTGTLELGGASLKSITAYRKVNGDNSIDLDGSPLLVAATDYFGKYRSFSQEFQVSGKTGNLTYTGGLYYFWDKGRDVGYQQYFNGATSVTNNFAYQTNAYAAYGQIEFIPPIFSNKLTLTAGLRYSRETKEGARSSYLDGRGYTIPVGTRGKATFDAFTPVFIAKYNFNEDANIYAKYSRGFKSGGFNLVAPTPAEITTPFNEELVDEYEVGSKLRLLGGKLQFSLAAFLADRKDMQLSVFLPVAGGTTQSVIRNAGKVRAKGLEANVQAVPLKWLRLSGSMGYLDAKFKEYIELGVNVANDRPVPAAPKFTSSVSADVTLWDRGTTGRLIVDYRHSDSSYQYPYSLSVDPRLGQNANIGKPSATDLVNARLNISDIKVGNGSAELSLWVDNLFDEKYLMSAINFGPSFGGLAIGYYGAPRTYGINLKYKM, from the coding sequence ATGAGGGGATACCAAAATTCTCGCGCTGAAATGCGTGCCGAAACCTCCCAATGGCGGAAGAAGATGGTTGCAATGACGATGGCGGGAACTGCGATGTTCTCAATCGCACCAGCCATGGCACAATCTTCCAGCATCGGAGAAGAACAGGCTTCCGGCGTTCAGGAGATTATCGTCACGGCACAGAGGCGTGTGGAGCGCATACAGGACGTTCCGATTTCGATATCCGCATACAGTCAGTCTTTCCTGGAAGATCGTGATGTTTCCAATCTCAACGATCTGAGCGGGCTCGCGCCAAACGTAAAAATTTACGCCACCGGATATAATACCAACACGCAAATCTCCATTCGCGGGGCAGTACAGACCAGCACCCAACCATTCTATGATCCAGCCGTCGGTCTATATCTCGATGGCGTTTACATCGGGAAATCCGCAGGTGCGGTGTTCGACGTTGCGGATCTCGAGCGCATCGAAGTTCTGAATGGGCCGCAAGGGACGTTGTATGGCCGGAACACGCTGGCTGGTGCGGTGAATCTCGTTACGCAAAAACCTACCGGCGAACTTGGTGGGTCCGCGGAAGTGGGAATTGGCAACTACGGACGACGTTTTGCTCGAGCAAGCATTAACCTGCCCGCGCTTGGGCCGTTAAGCTTGAAGTTTAGCGGTGCAATCGAAAAACGAAACGGAACGGTGGACGTTCATGCCAACCCCTTCCCGAATGTCGTAAACGCCAGAACCCGCTCCACTGACGAACTGAACAGCTTGAACAACAAAGCTTTCAGGTTGGCTGCGCGTCTAAATGCATCGGACGACCTGACCTTTGATTATGCATTCGACTATAACAATACCAAAAGCATGATGCAGTACGGAAAGCTCATCCACCTAAACAAGGATGGGATATTTGATCCTGCATCTCCTGCTTACGTTGGCGGATTGAGCGGCGGTATTTACAAGGGCTTGCCTCTCGACCTTTATTTTGAAGGTCCGGGCAGATCGCTCGACGCTACCATTGATGGCGGTCCATCCGGATCAAAGCCATTCGACAACCTGAAAATTCAAAGCCATAGCCTGACTGGCACGCTCGAACTTGGAGGAGCCTCACTTAAGTCGATCACCGCCTATAGGAAGGTCAACGGAGATAATTCTATCGATCTCGATGGCTCTCCCCTCCTCGTGGCAGCCACTGACTACTTCGGCAAATACCGATCATTCTCTCAGGAATTCCAGGTATCGGGAAAGACCGGTAATTTAACATACACCGGTGGACTATACTATTTTTGGGATAAGGGCCGTGACGTCGGATACCAACAGTACTTTAATGGCGCCACAAGTGTAACCAACAACTTTGCGTACCAAACAAATGCATATGCGGCCTATGGCCAGATAGAATTCATTCCGCCAATCTTCTCGAACAAACTGACACTTACTGCGGGCCTCCGCTACAGCCGGGAAACCAAGGAGGGCGCACGCTCCTCCTATCTGGATGGCCGGGGCTATACCATTCCTGTCGGCACACGCGGGAAAGCCACATTCGACGCTTTCACACCCGTCTTCATCGCCAAATACAATTTCAACGAAGACGCCAATATATATGCCAAGTACTCGCGAGGCTTCAAAAGCGGCGGCTTCAACCTCGTGGCCCCGACCCCTGCCGAAATCACAACACCATTCAACGAAGAACTGGTTGACGAATACGAAGTCGGCTCCAAACTTCGTTTACTCGGCGGAAAACTCCAATTCAGCCTCGCGGCATTTCTGGCCGATCGGAAGGACATGCAGTTGAGCGTCTTCCTGCCCGTTGCGGGCGGAACAACGCAATCGGTAATCCGCAACGCGGGTAAAGTTCGCGCCAAAGGCCTCGAAGCAAATGTTCAAGCCGTGCCACTCAAATGGTTACGCCTGAGCGGATCGATGGGCTACCTCGATGCGAAGTTCAAAGAATACATCGAATTGGGCGTAAACGTCGCCAATGACAGACCTGTACCGGCAGCACCCAAGTTCACCAGCAGCGTAAGCGCCGACGTGACGCTTTGGGATCGCGGTACCACTGGGCGACTGATCGTCGATTATCGGCATTCCGATTCCTCCTACCAGTATCCGTACTCGTTAAGTGTGGACCCACGTCTTGGACAAAATGCCAACATCGGCAAACCTAGCGCGACCGATTTGGTAAATGCCCGCTTGAACATATCCGATATAAAAGTCGGGAACGGATCTGCGGAGCTGTCTCTATGGGTCGATAACCTGTTCGATGAAAAGTATTTGATGAGCGCCATCAACTTCGGCCCCAGCTTCGGGGGATTGGCGATTGGCTATTATGGCGCGCCCAGAACCTATGGAATCAACCTGAAATACAAAATGTAA
- a CDS encoding TetR/AcrR family transcriptional regulator, with product MDQNEQDSQQLADGLRGRLISASKALFLSKGLAGTSVDAIVASARTSKREFYKHFADREAVFLEIVEHSLLDPDAQLVSIRNVMAEDLDGREDEAESLKTFLFKAARFLYGAHLEPQSLGLFRTAIEAAILHPEVSGAVYEARTRSFLEGYFKEQLQQPDFQYDDPYLTAIRFGHLATDGFRSMIAGAFLSEIQQAALAKQTAELFIDGHASQELRDSRTIATWEEMAQPLCVAAGDAPILEFSGDTRLGHAVWNKVLDVAWEQFSACGYAKASLNFIAQQADVPRNTLYRRFGSKENLFVASAGRVVDQAFGSPLTIGQSGGTARDVLIAVALQLLRRFHEPANLALHRLLFIESARKPEITGAIHAYLMRKNEKTLRPVFAWLTSNGLILDEFAAEAPWRFYILATFGSRFMFVQANDGSQQERLAKEAVDLFLFGCRRPKVR from the coding sequence TTGGACCAGAATGAGCAAGACTCACAGCAATTGGCTGATGGTTTACGCGGCCGGTTGATATCGGCATCAAAAGCATTGTTTTTGAGCAAAGGGCTCGCTGGAACGAGCGTAGATGCGATTGTCGCCAGTGCCAGAACAAGCAAGCGTGAGTTTTATAAGCACTTCGCAGATCGGGAGGCGGTTTTCCTTGAAATTGTGGAGCATTCACTGCTCGATCCGGATGCGCAGCTTGTGTCTATTCGAAATGTTATGGCTGAGGATCTCGATGGACGGGAAGATGAAGCGGAGAGCTTGAAAACATTTCTTTTTAAGGCTGCACGGTTCTTGTACGGTGCTCATTTGGAACCCCAGAGTTTGGGCTTGTTTCGGACTGCGATTGAGGCGGCAATTTTGCACCCTGAAGTGTCGGGTGCGGTCTATGAAGCGCGCACCCGCAGCTTTCTCGAGGGGTATTTTAAGGAACAACTGCAGCAACCGGATTTTCAATACGATGACCCTTATTTGACCGCTATTCGTTTTGGTCATCTTGCCACTGATGGATTTCGATCCATGATAGCGGGCGCCTTTCTTTCGGAAATCCAGCAGGCGGCGCTGGCGAAACAGACGGCAGAATTGTTCATTGATGGGCATGCCTCCCAAGAGCTTCGAGACAGTCGCACCATTGCTACGTGGGAGGAGATGGCGCAGCCGTTATGCGTTGCAGCCGGTGACGCACCGATTTTGGAATTCAGCGGTGATACGCGGTTGGGGCACGCCGTTTGGAACAAGGTGCTTGATGTTGCGTGGGAGCAATTCAGTGCCTGCGGTTACGCTAAGGCCAGTTTGAATTTTATTGCGCAACAGGCAGATGTGCCGCGCAACACATTGTACCGGCGTTTTGGATCGAAGGAGAATCTCTTTGTCGCAAGCGCTGGCCGGGTTGTTGACCAAGCTTTTGGGAGCCCACTGACCATTGGGCAAAGCGGCGGGACAGCACGAGATGTTCTCATCGCTGTTGCCCTTCAGTTGTTACGTCGGTTTCACGAGCCTGCGAACCTTGCGCTACATCGCTTGCTTTTCATCGAATCTGCTCGAAAGCCGGAGATAACTGGGGCAATTCATGCATACTTGATGCGGAAAAACGAGAAAACTTTGCGCCCGGTCTTTGCTTGGCTAACGTCAAATGGCCTGATCTTGGATGAATTTGCTGCTGAGGCCCCGTGGCGTTTCTATATTCTTGCGACTTTTGGTAGTCGTTTCATGTTTGTCCAAGCCAATGATGGAAGCCAACAGGAGAGGTTGGCCAAGGAGGCAGTCGATTTGTTTCTCTTTGGATGCCGACGGCCAAAGGTAAGATAA
- a CDS encoding gamma-glutamyltransferase family protein: MLHTTSALRGMVTSPHHLASQAGLDVLKQGGTAAEACVATAATLAVVYPHMNSIGGDSFWMVSEPDGSVHAVHGCGSAAARADLALYAGCRQVPWRGPLAANTVAGTISAWEAVLESSAGHLPLDTLLRAAIGYAENGVPVTKGGADIAAGKGAELRAQPGDYARVFEPQGRPLVCGDVLVQPALARTLRQLVREGLDSFYRGPLAQALADDLDRLGSPVSLNDLRDHRVERPDPLHTRIGGATLFNTAPPTQGLASLLILALFDRVRARVGEGEATLVHHLVEATKQAFIVRDRHVGDPAYMTLDPQNLLDSDGVKDAMAARIDSNRALPWPYEPAQGDTVWFSAADARGQVVSAIQSTYFEFGSGLVLPQTGIIWQNRGASLRLEADGWNCLRPGRKPFHTLNPALARFDDGRVMAYGTMGGEGQPQTQAALFSRYAWGETPLQQAVTAPRWLLGRTWGEESTSLKLEAGMADEVYTQLRALGHDVQVVPAFNSMMGHAGAIVRKANGLLEGASDPRSDGLVAAF, translated from the coding sequence ATGCTGCACACAACCTCTGCCTTGCGCGGCATGGTAACGTCACCGCATCATCTGGCCAGCCAGGCTGGGCTGGATGTTTTGAAACAGGGCGGCACCGCAGCGGAAGCCTGTGTGGCGACGGCGGCGACACTGGCGGTCGTCTACCCGCATATGAATTCCATCGGGGGCGACAGTTTCTGGATGGTGTCCGAGCCCGATGGCAGCGTGCATGCCGTGCATGGGTGCGGCAGCGCGGCGGCACGGGCTGATCTCGCGCTCTATGCCGGATGCCGGCAAGTGCCGTGGCGCGGACCACTGGCGGCCAATACAGTGGCCGGTACGATTTCCGCATGGGAAGCTGTTCTGGAAAGTAGCGCGGGGCATTTGCCGCTCGATACCTTGCTGCGCGCAGCGATCGGCTATGCCGAAAACGGTGTGCCTGTCACGAAAGGCGGCGCGGATATTGCAGCGGGGAAGGGCGCGGAATTGCGCGCGCAACCAGGTGACTACGCCCGCGTGTTTGAACCGCAGGGGCGCCCGCTGGTGTGCGGTGATGTGCTGGTACAACCGGCATTGGCCCGGACCCTGCGGCAACTGGTGCGCGAAGGGCTGGACAGCTTTTATCGCGGGCCTCTGGCACAAGCGCTTGCCGATGACCTTGATCGGCTCGGCAGTCCGGTTTCGCTGAATGATTTGCGCGATCATCGGGTAGAGCGCCCTGATCCGCTCCATACCCGGATTGGTGGTGCGACCCTGTTCAACACCGCCCCGCCGACACAGGGGCTGGCATCGCTGCTGATCCTTGCACTGTTTGACCGGGTGCGCGCGCGCGTTGGCGAAGGCGAGGCGACGCTGGTGCATCACCTGGTCGAGGCGACCAAGCAGGCCTTTATCGTCCGTGACAGGCATGTGGGCGATCCGGCCTATATGACGCTCGATCCGCAGAATCTGCTGGATAGTGATGGCGTCAAGGATGCAATGGCTGCCCGGATAGACAGTAACCGTGCGCTGCCCTGGCCCTATGAGCCAGCGCAAGGGGATACCGTATGGTTCTCCGCTGCCGATGCGCGTGGGCAAGTGGTCAGCGCGATCCAGAGCACCTATTTCGAATTCGGCTCCGGTCTTGTCCTTCCGCAGACAGGGATAATCTGGCAGAATCGTGGGGCCAGTCTTCGGCTGGAAGCCGATGGCTGGAATTGCCTGCGACCGGGGCGTAAACCCTTCCACACGCTTAACCCGGCGCTTGCCCGCTTCGATGATGGCCGTGTCATGGCCTATGGCACGATGGGTGGGGAGGGGCAGCCGCAGACGCAGGCGGCGCTGTTTTCACGCTATGCCTGGGGCGAAACGCCCTTACAGCAGGCCGTCACCGCGCCGCGCTGGCTGCTGGGACGGACATGGGGAGAGGAAAGCACTTCGCTCAAACTCGAGGCAGGCATGGCTGATGAAGTCTATACGCAATTGCGTGCGCTAGGGCACGATGTCCAAGTGGTGCCAGCTTTTAACAGCATGATGGGCCATGCAGGGGCAATTGTACGCAAAGCAAATGGGCTATTGGAAGGGGCGAGCGATCCCCGTTCGGACGGGCTGGTGGCAGCATTCTAA
- a CDS encoding diguanylate cyclase, with product MDIDYFKQFNDCYGHIAGDECLVRVADVLQNVACDSKDVIARFGGEEFAILLPDADETSVLEIAEHCRQSIAAMQIPHERSGCSDVVTISAGVQLAAPILGSSPKSFCLSVDKLLYSAKNKGRNRVAVSERFNPLQP from the coding sequence ATGGACATAGACTACTTCAAGCAATTCAACGATTGCTACGGCCACATTGCTGGCGACGAGTGCTTGGTACGCGTAGCGGACGTGCTCCAAAATGTAGCTTGTGATTCAAAGGATGTTATCGCACGGTTCGGCGGTGAGGAGTTTGCCATTCTGTTGCCGGATGCCGATGAAACCTCCGTCCTTGAAATCGCTGAACACTGTCGCCAATCCATCGCCGCGATGCAAATACCGCATGAGCGATCCGGATGTAGCGATGTTGTGACGATCAGCGCCGGGGTCCAGCTGGCCGCCCCGATCCTGGGCAGCAGCCCTAAATCGTTCTGCCTGAGTGTCGATAAGCTGCTTTATAGCGCGAAGAATAAGGGCCGCAATCGGGTCGCGGTCAGTGAACGCTTTAACCCGCTCCAACCATAA
- a CDS encoding arylsulfatase, protein MRYAMTITCALLAMSGIANASEPAAIQNNPQDTAKPISRTDVTHSNRPNIVYILLDDVGFSDLGSFGSEIHTPNFDRLAAKGLRYNAFHTRAICSPSRAALLTGRNSHSVGMGNLTHVVTGAPGKQGEISTSAATVAEMLRASGYSTFAAGKWHLSPLGKPGSDKAQWPVQRGFDQYFGFIGGMTDQFHPELIIDNTVIAPPQTKGYHFTSDIVDRSIGFIQGAKARHPDQPFFLYFAPGAMHAPHQAPDAFIEKYLPIYTKGWDRIRSERFARQKKIGLIPKDTKLTDRNSDVHAWDTLSADDKKVAVRFQAAYAGFLEHTDAEIGRLLAFLDRANLADNTIIVVMSDNGASPEGEEHGTANLTYSVTNLARKFEPTSELLKHIDDIGTDRSYGNYPRGWATVSNTPFSHYKQSVDEGGLRAPLIVSWPRAIKQTGSVRPQFVDIIDITPTILDVTGTPPPTSYLGVPQKPVEGASIAPTFADAKAPSPRSVQYFELQGQRAIWLDGWKAVSAHTKGAAFEADTWKLYDQRKDFSASTDVAANNPAVLADLERHWMDEAQKYQVLPLEDVTVHNPTFFAATSGKTYRYFEPISLSMDSAPKVTNTSYRITASINRTGAETQGVILATGDRFGGYVLYVKDSLLHFEFNDFGNRTSITSSASIPVGPSKLAYEFHKTGDYTGTGTLSIDGKVVGQGRISMTPALAITFAGTDIGMDIGSPVSEAYAENGTFPFPSDQLGEVSITVE, encoded by the coding sequence ATGCGTTACGCGATGACGATTACGTGCGCGCTTTTGGCGATGTCAGGCATAGCAAACGCCAGCGAACCTGCCGCGATCCAGAACAACCCGCAGGATACGGCCAAGCCAATATCACGAACCGATGTGACGCACAGCAATCGTCCCAACATCGTCTATATCCTGCTGGACGATGTTGGCTTCAGTGATCTCGGCAGCTTCGGTTCGGAAATTCACACCCCGAATTTCGATCGCCTCGCCGCTAAGGGGCTACGTTATAACGCGTTCCACACGCGCGCCATTTGCTCACCATCGCGAGCGGCACTGTTAACTGGACGAAACAGTCACTCTGTCGGCATGGGAAACCTGACCCATGTCGTCACAGGTGCACCCGGAAAACAGGGTGAAATAAGCACGTCCGCAGCAACGGTCGCGGAAATGCTTCGGGCCTCCGGCTATTCCACCTTCGCAGCGGGTAAATGGCATCTCTCGCCCCTCGGAAAGCCAGGATCAGACAAGGCCCAATGGCCCGTACAGCGCGGATTCGACCAATATTTCGGTTTCATTGGCGGGATGACCGATCAGTTTCATCCCGAATTGATTATCGACAACACCGTTATCGCGCCGCCACAAACAAAGGGCTATCACTTTACATCCGACATCGTGGATCGCAGCATTGGCTTCATACAAGGCGCGAAAGCACGTCATCCAGACCAACCATTCTTTCTCTATTTCGCACCCGGCGCGATGCACGCACCACACCAGGCGCCTGATGCATTCATTGAAAAGTATCTCCCCATCTACACCAAAGGATGGGATCGCATTCGCAGTGAGCGGTTCGCCCGTCAGAAAAAAATTGGGCTTATCCCGAAGGATACCAAACTCACTGACCGGAACAGCGATGTACACGCTTGGGACACCCTTAGTGCCGACGACAAGAAAGTCGCCGTACGTTTTCAAGCGGCCTATGCCGGATTTCTCGAGCATACCGATGCAGAAATTGGTCGCCTTCTCGCCTTTCTCGATCGGGCAAACCTCGCCGACAATACCATAATCGTAGTGATGTCTGACAACGGTGCAAGCCCGGAAGGGGAAGAACACGGCACCGCCAACCTCACCTACAGCGTGACAAATCTTGCCAGAAAGTTCGAACCAACAAGCGAACTTTTGAAACATATCGACGATATTGGCACTGATCGCAGTTACGGAAACTATCCCCGTGGATGGGCGACCGTCAGCAATACACCTTTCAGTCACTACAAACAGAGCGTCGATGAAGGCGGCCTTCGTGCGCCGCTCATCGTTTCATGGCCAAGAGCAATTAAGCAAACTGGCAGCGTCCGTCCGCAGTTTGTGGACATCATCGACATTACGCCGACCATACTGGATGTCACGGGAACACCCCCGCCAACGTCTTATCTTGGTGTCCCCCAGAAGCCTGTGGAAGGCGCAAGCATCGCCCCGACTTTCGCAGACGCCAAGGCCCCCTCGCCCAGATCGGTGCAGTACTTCGAACTCCAGGGCCAACGCGCCATATGGCTGGATGGCTGGAAAGCGGTGTCCGCCCACACCAAAGGCGCAGCATTTGAAGCCGACACCTGGAAGTTATACGATCAGCGCAAAGACTTTTCGGCATCGACCGACGTTGCCGCAAACAACCCTGCCGTTCTGGCCGATCTTGAACGCCACTGGATGGACGAAGCGCAAAAGTATCAGGTCCTCCCTCTGGAAGATGTAACTGTTCACAATCCGACATTTTTCGCAGCCACCAGCGGGAAGACCTACCGCTACTTCGAACCCATCAGTTTATCGATGGACTCCGCGCCAAAAGTCACCAACACATCGTATCGCATTACCGCCTCAATCAACAGAACAGGCGCCGAAACCCAGGGCGTTATACTTGCGACCGGCGATCGGTTTGGCGGTTACGTTCTCTATGTCAAAGACAGCCTTCTACATTTCGAATTCAATGACTTCGGCAATCGAACATCAATTACTTCGAGCGCAAGCATACCCGTAGGGCCATCAAAGCTGGCTTACGAGTTTCACAAAACGGGTGACTATACGGGCACCGGAACGCTCTCGATCGATGGGAAAGTTGTCGGTCAAGGCCGCATCTCGATGACGCCGGCGCTCGCGATCACTTTCGCGGGAACGGATATCGGCATGGATATCGGGTCACCGGTCAGTGAAGCCTACGCCGAAAATGGGACTTTCCCGTTTCCGAGTGACCAACTTGGCGAGGTCTCGATCACGGTCGAGTAG